A DNA window from Vigna unguiculata cultivar IT97K-499-35 chromosome 10, ASM411807v1, whole genome shotgun sequence contains the following coding sequences:
- the LOC114166137 gene encoding cytochrome P450 83B1-like, producing the protein MLSPLFLCLVILTVLFLFFIHNLRTFKNSPTPPGPKRIPIIGNLHQLDNSILYLQLWQLSKKYGPIFSLQLGLRAAIVISSPKLAKEVLKNHDLEFSGRPKLRGQQKLSYNGSEVAFSSYSENWREIRKICVVHLFSSKRVSTFSYIRKFEVKQMIEKICGHASSSGVTNLSELLLSFASTMVCRIGFGRRYEDEGSEKSRFHVLLNELQAMMGTFFVSDYIPLMGWVDKLRGLHARLERNFSEFDRFYQDVIDEHMDPNREYAEEKDMVDVLLQLKNDRSLPIDITFDHIKGVLMNILAAGTDTTAATLVWIMTALVKNPRVMKKVQEEIRNVGGKKDFLDEDDTKKLSYLKATIKETLRLHPPGPLLIPRESTKDCVINGYPIPAKTIVFVNVWAIQRDPEAWKNPQQFCPERFLDSDIDFYGQDFELIPFGSGRRICPGIAMSIVTLELVIANLLHSFDWELPLGMVREDIDLEVFPGLTQHKKNHLCLCAKTRIIT; encoded by the exons ATGCTGTCACCACTTTTTCTCTGTCTTGTTATTCTCACCGTGCTTTTCTTGTTCTTCATCCATAATCTCAGAACCTTCAAGAACTCACCCACCCCTCCTGGTCCTAAACGCATTCCAATCATAGGAAACTTGCATCAGTTAGATAACTCCATTCTTTATCTGCAGTTATGGCAACTCTCAAAGAAATATGGACCAATTTTCTCCCTTCAATTAGGGTTAAGAGCAGCCATTGTAATTTCCTCACCTAAACTAGCCAAAGAGGTACTCAAAAACCATGACCTGGAGTTCAGTGGAAGACCTAAACTACGTGGCCAGCAGAAACTCTCCTACAATGGGTCAGAGGTTGCATTCTCCTCATACAGTGAAAATTGGAGAGAAATCAGaaaaatttgtgttgttcatctCTTCAGCTCCAAGCGTGTGTCTACCTTTTCCTACATAAGAAAGTTTGAGGTGAAGCAAATGATCGAAAAAATATGTGGGCATGCATCTTCTTCGGGTGTTACGAATTTGAGTGAACTGTTACTTTCTTTCGCAAGCACTATGGTTTGTAGAATTGGTTTTGGGAGAAGGTACGAGGATGAAGGAAGTGAAAAGAGTAGGTTCCATGTGTTGCTGAATGAGCTTCAGGCTATGATGGGTACCTTCTTTGTTTCTGATTATATTCCATTGATGGGTTGGGTTGATAAACTCAGAGGATTGCATGCTCGTCTTGAACGAAATTTCAGTGAGTTCGATAGGTTCTACCAAGATGTGATTGATGAACACATGGATCCGAATAGAGAATATGCAGAAGAAAAGGATATGGTTGATGTCTTGCTTCAACTCAAGAATGATCGTTCGCTTCCTATTGATATCACTTTTGATCACATCAAAGGGGTCCTCATG AACATACTTGCAGCAGGAACAGATACCACTGCAGCCACATTAGTTTGGATTATGACTGCCCTTGTAAAAAACCCAAGAGTAATGAAGAAAGTTCAAGAGGAAATCAGAAACGTGGGAGGTAAAAAAGATTTCTTGGATGAAGATGACACTAAAAAACTTTCCTACTTGAAGGCTACGATAAAAGAGACACTGAGATTGCACCCACCAGGCCCATTACTTATACCAAGAGAATCAACAAAAGACTGTGTTATCAATGGCTACCCAATTCCAGCTAAAACAATTGTGTTTGTGAATGTTTGGGCTATTCAAAGAGATCCTGAAGCTTGGAAAAACCCTCAGCAGTTTTGTCCTGAAAGATTCTTAGACAGTGATATAGATTTTTATGGACAAGATTTTGAACTGATTCCTTTTGGATCAGGTCGTAGAATTTGCCCTGGTATAGCTATGTCTATTGTGACATTAGAACTTGTGATTGCTAATCTTCTTCATTCCTTTGATTGGGAATTGCCTCTAGGGATGGTAAGGGAAGACATTGATCTTGAAGTCTTTCCAGGACTTACCCAACACAAGAAGAATCATCTTTGTCTTTGTGCCAAGACTAGGATCATTACATAA
- the LOC114165984 gene encoding cytochrome P450 83B1-like has translation MVSPLVTVACLFLPLLLLIFFQNRKGKNSKFPPGPRGLPIVGNLLSVDSTTLHLQLWELSKKYGPIVSLRFGSRKAIAVCTSELAREVLKDRDLECCGRPKLLGQQTLFFKGYDVIFSPYGEFWREIRKICVLNVLSQKQVSTFSPIRHSELKDMMKRISRNASSGKLYNFTEATISLTSTIICRILFGRSYEDNEADGSRFYSLLKGCQEMMVAFFFSDFIPSLGWIDTVTGKKARLRAIFQEVDSFFQDAIDEHLDPKRVVSPENQDITDIILQLQKQRTSSIELTDDVVKAILMDLLLASTDSSSASLVWNMTALLKNPRVMKKLQDEIRGKANGKEFLDDEDVQNLPYLRAVIKETFRYYPPGPILVQRETNEDCVIGGYEIPAKTTLYVNAWAIHKDENNWKNPFEYYPERFMDSNITFRGTDYEFLPFGSGRRVCPGMPMAIASLDLILANLLNSFDWELPNGMKPDDLDVLTDPGLTVHKRNPLHILPKRVI, from the exons ATGGTTTCACCACTTGTAACAGTTGCATGCctctttcttcctcttcttctgttAATCTTTTTCCAAAACCGGAAGGGGAAGAACTCAAAGTTTCCACCTGGTCCAAGAGGGCTTCCCATAGTAGGGAACCTTCTCTCGGTGGACAGTACCACTCTTCATCTGCAACTGTGGGAACTGTCAAAGAAATACGGACCCATCGTTTCCCTTAGATTTGGATCAAGGAAAGCCATTGCTGTTTGTACATCTGAATTGGCCAGAGAGGTGTTGAAAGACCGTGACCTCGAGTGCTGCGGACGACCTAAACTACTTGGCCAACAAACCCTCTTCTTCAAAGGCTACGATGTTATCTTCTCTCCATACGGTGAGTTCTGGAGAGAGATCAGAAAGATTTGCGTCCTCAATGTCCTCAGCCAGAAACAGGTCTCAACATTTTCACCCATCAGACACAGTGAGTTGAAGGATATGATGAAAAGAATATCCAGAAACGCTTCATCCGGAAAGCTTTACAACTTCACAGAAGCCACCATTTCTCTTACAAGCACTATCATATGTAGAATTCTGTTCGGGAGAAGCTACGAAGATAACGAAGCCGATGGGAGTAGATTCTATTCCCTTCTCAAAGGGTGCCAAGAGATGATGGTTGCCTTCTTTTTCTCTGATTTCATTCCCTCCTTGGGTTGGATCGATACTGTCACCGGAAAGAAGGCTCGTCTTCGTGCCATTTTCCAGGAGGTTGATTCCTTCTTCCAGGACGCCATTGATGAACACCTTGATCCCAAGAGAGTCGTCTCTCCAGAGAACCAAGACATCACCGATATCATTCTTCAACTTCAGAAGCAGCGTACCAGTTCCATCGAACTCACAGACGACGTCGTCAAGGCCATCCTCATG GACTTGCTTCTAGCATCAACAGATTCAAGCTCGGCCTCCTTGGTGTGGAATATGACAGCCCTACTAAAGAATCCGAGAGTGATGAAGAAACTTCAAGATGAAATAAGGGGAAAGGCAAATGGAAAAGAATTTCTGGACGATGAAGATGTTCAGAATCTGCCGTATCTGAGGGCGGTGATAAAAGAGACATTCAGATACTATCCACCGGGGCCAATTCTGGTGCAGAGAGAAACAAACGAGGACTGCGTCATAGGAGGTTACGAAATTCCTGCAAAGACAACATTGTACGTGAATGCCTGGGCCATCCATAAGGACGAAAACAACTGGAAGAACCCATTTGAGTATTATCCGGAGAGGTTCATGGATAGCAACATAACATTCAGAGGGACAGATTACGAGTTTCTTCCCTTTGGTTCTGGGCGAAGAGTTTGCCCTGGGATGCCTATGGCGATTGCGTCGTTGGATCTCATTCTTGCCAATCTTCTGAACTCCTTCGATTGGGAACTGCCAAATGGAATGAAACCAGATGACTTGGATGTTTTGACAGATCCTGGACTCACAGTGCACAAGAGGAATCCTCTCCATATTCTTCCCAAACGTGTAATCTAA